TAAAGCCGAATCTTCAAACTTCCCTTGCTTAGAAGCAAAATTTACCATGGAATTAAAGGTCACAAGATCTGGAGAACATCCCTCAACTGCCAAATCCTCCATTACCTCAATAGCACGTATAACACCACAATGTTTGCAGACTAATTCAACCAGAATTGTACTGGTGATCGAATAAGGAGGACATCCTTTTCTTAACCGATCCTTCCAAAACTGAATGGCTTGATCATATTTACTACAGTCAAACATAGCACGCAGTATAGTATTATAAGTGATAACATCGGGAGGGCAACCGCTAAAGCTCATATAGTCCAAGAAACCAATGGCAGAATTCAAAAGCCCTTTTCTACAGAGACCACTGACTAACATATTGTATGTGATAATATCTGGAGTCCCACCAGACATAACCATGATTTCTAGAACATTTGCTGCTTTGCCCGTCTGCCCAGCATTGACGAGGCCCCTGATCAAGTTTATGCAGGAAGGGCAGTCTGGAATTTGGTTTCGACGAGTCATCAGGTCAACTAATTTTGATGCTTCAAGCAACTTTCCATGACTGCAAAAACTTTTAAGAACTTTGTTGTTAGTTGTCTCGTCATTTTCAACCAACGGTCCATCTAAAGTCAACCTTAAGGAACTAGAAAGTTTCTTTAAATGTTGCTCATTTGATCTCTTCTCAACAATTCTATCTAAGCTCCCAGCATTACCCTCTTTAACTCTATCAAGGCAGACAGTTCCCTGCTTGCTTCTACAGAATAAAATCGAACCAGTTTTTCCTGAACCAGGAACTCCACGCCACTGTGGAGAAGATTGACAACTAAAGTTACTGCTAAATGAATGTCTTAACAGAATATCTGGAGTTTTTATTAGCAAGGACAGATTGCTCCCAGTTTGGAGGTCTATTTGGCTGGAGCTTGAGTTCTGTATGTGCAGGGCAGGAGCTTCAATCATCAGTTTTGGGACTAGTGTATAAGACATTGCCTTCTTCACGATAACACCAACATTCAAGAGAGAAAGAGCATTTCTTCAGAAACAACTGTGTTCTTCCTGCAAATTGGAAGTACGCAGGATTGTAGCGGCATATGTGCGGCGAAACTTGAAGTCTTCAAGGTGAGGTGCAACCTTAGACAAACTTGAAAAAAGAGATGAACCACTGATCGCAGTCTTGTCAACTGAAAAAGGTAAGGTGGGCGGGAGATGTAAGAGGACAAAACGTCTACTGAATATAAACCATTAACAGAGAACAGCAGCAAAAGCAAGGCAATTTTTTGATGGAGGAGGTTGAAACTTGACAACATTAATCGTCAACACCTTTTATCAGGGAAAACATTCCAACAATATATAAATCTTATATCTGAAAATGATcatcaaagaaaaaaaaactccATATCATTTGACTCGACTCAAAAGTCAAAACACTTGACAAGAACAGTAATTAAATGAGTATCAACTAAGGAACTCAGTAAGAAACTTCCACCAGCACTCTTAAGGAAGTCCAAATGCAATATAGTAACATCACTCAAACAATCCATGTCAATTCCAAACTAGTTAGAGCCTGTGATACAAATCCTCTTTAACCATTCAGCTTTATTTGAGGCCATTGCATTCAAAATGCAAAATAGTTCCTTTAGTCACAGAAACATTTGCTTACATAACACCAAGGCAATCGAATCACATATTTAACCACTCCGCTCTATTCAAGGCCATCTCGTTCTAAACACGATACAGTAACATATCTCACAAAAACATTTGCTCAATGGGAACAGATAAAGGCAACTAAATCACACATTTAAtctaattatttattttactttCCTATGTACATTTTCCACGCAATCAAAAAGTGCTTTTGACTTCCAAAAAACAAGTCAATTCAGCCCACTTTATTGGCTTCATTAAACAAAAATGAAGAACTAGTCAACTAGACCTCATATACCTTGCACTAAAGTAAGCAAATCTTGCATTACTACTGTATATAAACTACACAagggaacaacaacaacaaacctagtgtaatcccataaagtgggatctggggagggtagagtgtactcagaccttacccctatcttacgaaggtagagaggttgtttccgatagaccccggAACTCAATAATAATAGCATAAAATCTTTATGGTTAAAAGACGAATTCTCCCACGATTCTCCATTTTGAGTGATACGAATATTATTTGGACAATAGTTAGTATAATGTCTTGTTTATTAGTATAACTTTCATCCTTAGCCAAATCTTTCATTGTTTCAATAAAACCAAATGTATTTCTAACATTCCTTTAGTGAACCAATGCTCACCAATTTAATTGACTACACTATTTTATCCAACAACCAATTCGCTAAGAGATCGTTTGGTATGATGAATAAGCAAAAATAATCCCGGGACAAAAATTTAGTACTGTCTTATCTCTTGTTTGGTTACTAATCCCGGGATAAGTTATCTCAGGATTAAAAATAGTAATGGGATAACTTATACCTGCCAGAGGATGGAATACTAACCCTAGGGTAAGTTATTAAAGGATAAAGCAATAAAATTGACAATTCCAggattaatacaacataccaaacagtcAACGAGAAATAATATCAGTATAACTAATCCCAGCATAActtgtcttcaaaccaaacgacccctaagagtAACTGAATTTTGAGCTTTAAGCCAAGCTGGTCGGGAAAAAACTAATTTTTGGGGAAAACCCAACAGCTCTAGAAACCCAAGAACTTAATATCAAACAAAAAACACTTAACTACTTAAGTTACATAACTTGTTCAGCTTTTATTACAATTTTTGGCTAACAGTTCAATAAGTAATATCTGATATGCTAAACCACAAGCTTGTGTacaaaaaaaatgagaaagaaaTTGGAAAACCAACAAAGTGAAAGTATAGGAAAGCAATAAGCCATGTTTGTACCTGCAGTGTTTCTTGTGGAGTTGTGGTTGAGTATTTGGAATTGGTTTCGGACTTGAAAAACAGAGGAGAGGGATTATTTTGGGGGCCAAACTATGAATATACTAAGGATTAACGAGGTTAGTTATAAAGTAGGATAGTGGGACGTTAATAACTAGGGTTGAAGTTTGTAGAAATTTGCACATTGACTCCTCTTTCCGACTCAATAAGAACTTTGGTACCTAAAAGGTAAAAAGTAAAAAGTAAATAAGCTTGAAGGACATGAAAGAAATGAGTAAAAATTACTCCACTCGTATCAAAATATTTGTCGTGTTTCTCTTTTATATCccttaataaaatattaattaggaGGAGTTTTGGACTGTTTTaccttatttatgtcttaagatataatcCTTTTTCATTGAATATTTACCATATTTAAGTATTATCTCCATCTTCAAACACACTTATTATTAAGGGTAATATAATTAATTttatcttgaacttctaaaatgataaataatttgagataattatttttagaaataacgacagataatttgagacgaagggaatatattttttctttacttttaacTATAAAACTTACATTGGTAAATGATGGCATTCTAAAGAGGATTAAATTCTTTCACCTCATATTTTCTTTTTTGACTTTTCTCACCTCATATTTAAACACTAAAAAAAATAGTACTTTAAATACAAGGGAAGTCTATGTAAAATGATTTTGATAATATAACTTTAAAAATGTGTTCAAGAATAAGAATAATATCTATTTTCTATAGCATCAGTAAGTTTCCATGCTTGAGAACTCAGAAGTAATTCATCAAAATGCTTAAATATGGAATATACTTTATTTAATTTACATGCTATAAGAATCATTCTTTTTAAGGAAAATAGTCAAAAATgcccctaacgtattgaaaatggctcaaaaatatccTCCGTTAACCTTCTGGTCCGCAAATGCCCTTAACGTGTGTTTTTGGGCTCAGACTTACACTTATATCTAACAGAAGGGCCAACAATACctctaacgtattgaaaatggctcaGAAATACTCTCcgttaaccttttggtccgcaaatgATTAACAATCTCTCGTAGGTCTTTGCACTACTAGGTGCCTAGGTGATTGAGATTTGAGAAAAGTGCACAAAGCATTCCATATTCAGGTCCAAAAAAAGGACTGCACCCCAATAGATAATAACATAAACAGCCTATTAGTGGTTCTTTCACGACTTAGAACAAAAATATTGCCTTTTCAAGTTTCCCTTCGTGAATTTTTAAGCTTTATGTATTTCTTCTtcatgaaattttaaagtttttcatttgttgtgtaaattatatttagAGAATTTAGCCCCAAATTTAATTTCAACAACTCTTATTATGAGTACTTCTTTCCAGTTTAACATTGGAAAAATATGGCTTATTCGGTATAAAgagcaaatcaaataaaaatgtaCGTTCAATATAACGATTGTGAAACCGATAACGTCGTATACAAGTGAATGTACACTAGATGAGTTCATAGAAAGCTAATGGTGATATTAAGTC
This region of Nicotiana tomentosiformis chromosome 4, ASM39032v3, whole genome shotgun sequence genomic DNA includes:
- the LOC104105937 gene encoding pentatricopeptide repeat-containing protein At1g08610 yields the protein MSYTLVPKLMIEAPALHIQNSSSSQIDLQTGSNLSLLIKTPDILLRHSFSSNFSCQSSPQWRGVPGSGKTGSILFCRSKQGTVCLDRVKEGNAGSLDRIVEKRSNEQHLKKLSSSLRLTLDGPLVENDETTNNKVLKSFCSHGKLLEASKLVDLMTRRNQIPDCPSCINLIRGLVNAGQTGKAANVLEIMVMSGGTPDIITYNMLVSGLCRKGLLNSAIGFLDYMSFSGCPPDVITYNTILRAMFDCSKYDQAIQFWKDRLRKGCPPYSITSTILVELVCKHCGVIRAIEVMEDLAVEGCSPDLVTFNSMVNFASKQGKFEDSALLIYNLLSHGLEPNDVTYNTLLHSLSTYGCWTEVDEILSVMNETSHPPSVVTYNILINGFCKHGLLDRAIDSFTQMVSQNCSPDIITYNTLLRALCKEAMVDEAVQILHCLGDSSCSPSIITYNIVIDGLAKNDFMEKAMELYHRMEKDGICPDDVTYRCLIWGFCRADLIEEAVELLKEMGNSRRRVRDNCYRFIIHRLCQNSKLDSAIQVLKMMISSRHKVNSSVFSTIVAGIAGAGMNEAAMELREKLTEWKILKE